A single window of Pseudomonas marginalis DNA harbors:
- a CDS encoding OmpA family protein encodes MRKQLMIPALLAMSVALAACSTPPNANLENARTNFSSLQTNPQATKLAALETKDASDWLDKADKAYRDKEDQKKVDQLAYLTNQRVEVAKDTIVLRESEAKLKNAGDERARALLEARDAQIKQLQDSLNAKQTERGTLVTFGDVLFATNKADLKSSGLVNINKLAQFLQENPDRQVIVEGYTDSTGSDAYNQSLSERRAASVQVALIKMGVDPRRIVTTGYGKEYPVADNGSVSGRAMNRRVEVTISNDNQPVKPRSSVTN; translated from the coding sequence ATGCGTAAACAATTGATGATCCCTGCCCTGCTGGCGATGAGCGTTGCCCTGGCGGCCTGCTCTACCCCGCCCAACGCAAACCTGGAAAACGCACGGACCAACTTCTCGTCCCTGCAAACCAACCCGCAAGCCACCAAGCTTGCCGCCCTGGAAACCAAGGACGCCAGCGATTGGCTGGACAAGGCTGACAAGGCCTACCGCGACAAGGAAGACCAGAAGAAGGTCGATCAACTGGCCTACCTGACCAACCAGCGCGTTGAAGTGGCCAAAGACACCATCGTGCTGCGCGAATCCGAAGCCAAGCTGAAAAACGCCGGCGACGAACGCGCCCGTGCCCTGCTCGAGGCCCGTGATGCGCAGATCAAGCAGCTGCAGGACAGCTTGAACGCCAAGCAAACCGAGCGCGGTACTCTGGTGACCTTTGGCGACGTGCTGTTTGCCACCAACAAGGCCGACCTGAAGTCCAGCGGCCTGGTCAACATCAATAAGCTGGCGCAGTTCCTTCAGGAAAACCCGGATCGCCAGGTGATCGTTGAAGGTTACACGGACAGCACAGGCAGCGATGCCTACAACCAGAGCCTGTCGGAGCGACGTGCCGCTTCTGTGCAGGTTGCGCTGATCAAGATGGGCGTTGACCCACGCCGCATCGTGACCACCGGCTATGGCAAGGAATACCCGGTTGCCGACAACGGCAGCGTCTCGGGCCGTGCCATGAACCGCCGCGTTGAAGTGACCATCTCCAACGATAACCAGCCGGTCAAGCCACGCTCGTCCGTCACCAACTGA
- a CDS encoding DUF4398 domain-containing protein has translation MKTSTAKSTFNHLRGLKLAALAIGTSFVLAGCAGNPPTEQYAVTQSAVNSAVSAGGTEYAAVEMKSAQDKLKQAEIAMHDKNYDEARRLAEQAEWDARVAERKSQAAKAEQAVKDSQKAVQELRQEGMRPAAIQQK, from the coding sequence ATGAAGACCAGCACTGCCAAATCCACGTTTAACCACCTGCGCGGGCTTAAATTGGCCGCGCTGGCAATCGGCACCAGCTTCGTTTTGGCTGGCTGCGCCGGCAACCCGCCAACCGAGCAGTACGCGGTGACTCAGTCCGCGGTCAACAGCGCAGTGAGCGCCGGCGGTACCGAGTACGCAGCAGTTGAAATGAAATCGGCCCAGGACAAGCTCAAGCAAGCCGAAATCGCCATGCACGACAAGAATTATGACGAGGCGCGTCGCCTGGCCGAACAGGCTGAATGGGATGCTCGCGTTGCAGAGCGCAAGTCCCAGGCGGCCAAGGCCGAACAGGCTGTGAAGGATTCCCAGAAAGCTGTTCAGGAGCTGCGTCAGGAAGGTATGCGCCCGGCTGCTATCCAGCAGAAATAA